In Syngnathus acus chromosome 5, fSynAcu1.2, whole genome shotgun sequence, a genomic segment contains:
- the LOC119123218 gene encoding FYVE, RhoGEF and PH domain-containing protein 5-like isoform X2, whose protein sequence is MNTDCTNKPCVAPKPTLACPSHVMFMSSARGPKPSVAPKPILKHHSREPLRSGIAEGCINGVLNGETFSDHREVSSQRRTLSENQQDDEDWRLTDSALTDELDSLDTLWTSDDRLTTDSEMIDTTDVTEDMDEDAGEALADTDGLSMGDVSVNSVDEEKGAGMEKMAPRREEVDDTAESLTDDVLSEPSQQASTPNNGIPCMALKVDHENIAKLELSAVEEDHNIPFGDQKRICREAKKHIALEDRQSHEPYYVSPEDIIKKEMIPNQNRASPRSPLRQGDHRCQGQKGYQRSKSMTSEEQRLDASLNRLYCQPKFHLLCNSDTPSSFTGNQVLVPGKSDFFRHALGDDITDLDIGDDHLYEDPGDDSSEGENVFPLSRSTSGMRSRSLSHHMNSEAGGRLVYGPRFSQRGPVLSSSPMLKSYPKPHYLPLYPSSSTSTPGCPHRNTEGSPCGRFSRCTPLSSSGLSTPTSVVDIPPPFELAYITKRPITKSSPSLLTDTDSSEKNRKKKSSIKRFLMLKFRRKEESKSSNQSSSESESSHLTPNRLLDLDRRSVASSPRLLQRSACQASPETAPAFLFYPNATRTGSSVAFLNRSVVRVESFEERSRVPFSPLPLTKPRSISFPNADTSDYENVPAVHSDYENVQVLQWRAVRPLPLGDFFERPTRVLSSANETDGYVDMSSLPGFDVKAKSAQQEAESASTEVYQVCSLAAGPQNVSSNSVNGPTRADEDAGRTSEEEDAGGESNYDRQMDGRSRAFYIAMDLLDTERLHVKALKLLQEDFREAVATAVTADGEPVLDEKRLCEIFNELPDVYLLHRTILTELENRTRHWEESQRIADIFLSRKAEFLLFTTYIGHYDRSMNLLEESCRTSAAFEAIVQKFEQNPSGEKVSLKQQLLQVIVRVAQYRMILTDYLNNLSPDSQEYEDTQAAVVIVADIADQANDSLRHGENLLRLVNIEYSVHGQRDLLQPGRVFVKEGTLMKVSRRSRQPRHLFLMNDMLLYTYPQQDGKYRLKNTLSLTGLKVSKPIIENVQHALRMEGNDISITLSASSFIESEDWFYTLSHTVSDLNRGAVPFSNCSDARDHLRFTLGEKPPTLVPVSQVMMCMNCTSDFSLTLRRHHCHSCGRIVCRSCSKNRYPLKYMKERMAKVCDHCYNELKKRGEDPCALPAKSSPRVSRTTRPLSSVFQSIHPPNIWRHRKGMLTFNQVTVSDEGSISGNLHRSKKSKRSWKRLWFLLKDKVLYTYRGQEEKVASESLPLLGFTVKLPESYQGDDDTTNVFQLYHKNTLYYTFRAEDNFTAQRWVNAMEEATVL, encoded by the exons ATGAACACAG ATTGCACCAACAAGCCCTGTGTCGCTCCAAAGCCAACACTTGCTTGTCCCTCCCATGTGATGTTCATGTCCTCAGCCAGGGGTCCCAAACCTTCTGTTGCCCCCAAACCTATCCTGAAGCACCATTCCAGGGAACCCCTACGATCAGGTATCGCAGAGGGATGCATTAACGGGGTTCTCAACGGAGAGACATTTTCAGACCACCGTGAAGTGTCATCACAAAGACGAACTTTAAGTGAGAACCAACAGGATGACGAGGACTGGAGACTCACGGACAGCGCCCTCACGGATGAGCTGGACTCCCTGGACACGCTGTGGACCAGCGACGACCGGCTCACCACCGACTCGGAGATGATTGACACCACGGatgtgacagaggacatggaCGAAGATGCGGGCGAGGCGCTGGCTGACACGGACGGCCTCTCCATGGGAGACGTTTCCGTTAACAGCGTGGATGAGGAAAAAGGGGCCGGGATGGAGAAGATGGCGCCGAGGCGGGAAGAGGTAGATGACACGGCCGAGTCTCTCACTGATGATGTCCTTAGTGAACCCAGTCAACAAGCATCCACTCCTAATAATGGAATTCCCTGTATGGCTCTTAAGGTTGACCATGAAAATATTGCAAAGCTGGAGCTCAGCGCAGTTGAGGAAGACCACAACATTCCATTTGGTGACCAGAAACGAATCTGTCGTGAAGCTAAAAAGCACATCGCCTTGGAAGACCGTCAAAGCCACGAGCCTTATTATGTATCTCCAGAGGACATTATCAAGAAAGAGATGATCCCAAATCAGAATCGAGCCAGTCCACGTTCACCACTGAGGCAAGgtgaccacaggtgtcaaggcCAAAAAGGATACCAGAGGAGTAAATCCATGACAAGCGAAGAGCAAAGACTAGATGCCTCGTTAAATCGTTTGTACTGCCAACCCAAATTTCATCTGCTCTGCAACTCCGACACCCCGTCATCTTTCACGGGAAACCAAGTGCTTGTACCAGGAAAATCGGACTTCTTCCGGCACGCTTTAGGCGATGACATCACTGATCTGGACATTGGCGACGACCACCTCTACGAGGATCCGGGAGATGATAGCTCAGAGGGGGAGAATGTCTTCCCTTTGAGCCGGAGCACATCGGGAATGCGCTCTCGCTCGCTGTCGCATCACATGAACAGCGAGGCGGGAGGGCGCCTCGTATACGGTCCCAGGTTCAGTCAGAGAGGACCCGTGTTGAGCAGCAGCCCAATGTTGAAGAGCTACCCCAAACCTCACTATCTGCCCCTGTACCCTTCGTCCTCCACGTCCACCCCCGGTTGTCCCCACAGAAACACAGAAGGCTCGCCTTGCGGAAGGTTCTCGAGATGCACGCCGTTGTCGTCCAGCGGCTTGTCGACACCCACGTCTGTCGTGGACATCCCGCCGCCTTTTGAACTGGCCTACATCACCAAGAGACCCATCACCAAGAGTTCACCCTCGCTGCTCACTGACACGGACTCCTCGGAGAAAAACCGAAAGAAGAAATCCTCCATTAAGCGCTTCCTGATGCTCAAGTTTAGACGGAAAGAGGAAAGCAAGTCATCTAACCAGTCCTCATCTGAATCCGAGTCCAGTCACCTGACACCCAACAGACTGCTGGATCTGGATCGGCGCAGCGTGGCTAGTTCTCCGCGGCTCCTTCAGCGTTCTGCTTGCCAAGCATCACCCGAGACGGCACCTGCCTTCCTGTTCTACCCGAACGCCACAAGAACAGGAAGCTCGGTGGCCTTCCTCAATCGCAGCGTGGTACGGGTGGAGTCTTTTGAGGAGCGCTCCCGTGTGCCTTTCTCGCCACTACCCCTCACCAAACCTCGCTCCATCTCCTTCCCCAATGCCGATACCTCGGACTATGAAAATGTTCCCGCCGTTCACTCGGACTACGAGAACGTTCAAGTCCTGCAGTGGAGAGCCGTGCGACCGCTGCCTTTGGGCGACTTCTTTGAGCGTCCCACGCGGGTGCTGTCGTCTGCCAATGAGACGGACGGTTACGTGGACATGAGTAGCCTCCCTGGGTTTGATGTCAAGGCCAAGTCAGCTCAACAGGAAGCAGAGAG CGCCTCGACAGAAGTCTACCAAGTGTGTTCACTTGCTGCTGGGCCGCAAAATGTGTCATCCAATTCTGTCAATGGACCCACAAGAGCTGATGAAGATGCCGGACGCACCTcggaggaggaagatgctGGTGGCGAAAGCAACTATGATAGACAG ATGGACGGACGATCCCGAGCTTTTTACATCGCAATGGATCTACTGGACACCGAGAGACT ACATGTGAAAGCACTCAAGCTTCTACAGGAA GACTTTCGGGAAGCAGTAGCGACCGCTGTGACGGCTGATGGAGAGCCTGTTTTggatgaaaaaagactttgcgAGATTTTCAACGAGTTGCCCGACGTCTACCTGCTGCACCGCACGATCCTCACCGAGCTGGAGAATCGAACTCGGCACTG GGAGGAGAGCCAGAGGATCGCAGACATCTTCCTCTCCAGGAAGGCAGAGTTCTTGCTCTTCACCACCTACATCGGGCATTACGACCGAAGTATGAACCTGCTGGAGGAGAGCTGTCGAACCTCAGCTGCTTTTGAGGCCATCGTCCAAAAGTTTGAG CAGAATCCATCGGGGGAAAAAGTTTCTCTAAAGCAACAACTCCTCCAGGTGATCGTGCGTGTGGCTCAGTACCGCATGATCCTCACAG ATTACTTGAACAACCTCTCCCCTGATTCACAAGAATATGAGGACACCCAAG CTGCTGTTGTGATCGTGGCAGATATTGCAGACCAGGCGAATGACAGTTTAAGACATGGG GAGAACTTGCTGCGCTTGGTCAACATCGAGTATAGTGTTCACGGCCAGCGGGACCTGCTGCAGCCTGGTCGG GTGTTTGTGAAGGAGGGCACCCTGATGAAGGTCAGCAGGAGGAGCCGACAGCCTCGCCACCTGTTTTTG ATGAACGACATGTTACTATACACTTATCCGCAACAGGATGGAAAATACAGATTGAAGAACACTTTGTCACTTACTGGattgaag GTCAGTAAACCAATCATTGAAAATGTCCAACATGCTCTGAGGATGGAGGGGAATGACATCTCCATCACCTTGTCTGCAAG CTCCTTCATTGAAAGTGAAGACTGGTTTTACACTTTGAGTCACACCGTGAGTGACCTCAACCGAGGAGCCGTGCCGTTCAGCAACTGCTCAGAC GCCAGAGATCATCTGCGTTTCACCTTAGGCGAAAAACCCCCCACACTCGTTCCAGTGTCTCAAGTGATGATGTGTATGAACTGCACGTCGGATTTCAGCCTGACTTTACGTCGACATCACTGCCACAGCTGCGGGAGG ATTGTTTGCAGGAGCTGCTCCAAGAATAGATATCCACTCAAGTACATGAAGGAACGTATGGCCAAAGTGTGTGACCACTGCTACAACGAGCTCAAGAAGAGAG GAGAGGACCCTTGTGCCCTCCCGGCCAAGAGCAGCCCTCGTGTGAGCCGAACCACTCGTCCGCTCTCCTCTGTCTTCCAAAGCATTCACCCTCCAAACATTTGGAGGCATCGCAAAGGCATGCTCACCTTCAACCAG GTGACCGTATCCGATGAGGGCTCTATTAGCGGCAATCTGCATCGTAGCAAGAAGAGCAAGCGGAGCTGgaagagattgtggttcctcCTAAAAGACAAGGTGCTTTACACCTACAGAGGCCAAGAG GAGAAGGTTGCTTCAGAGAGTTTGCCGTTGTTGGGCTTTACGGTCAAGCTACCAGAAAGCTACCAAGGGGATGACGACACCACCAATGTGTTCCAGCTTTATCACAAAAATACTTTGTACTATACGTTTAGAGCAGAGGACAACTTCACAGCCCAGAG GTGGGTCAACGCCATGGAGGAGGCCACCGTTTTATAG